The Flaviramulus sp. BrNp1-15 genome has a window encoding:
- a CDS encoding serine hydrolase: protein MKHTKPKPSKGKQIFRIVLFAGTFISLWFVPWILVKAWILPLPDSVQEQVDQTLSYGFDGVIVYVDEAGKPPAFYAAGYHNREQKIPANPKALFKIASISKLYVAVAITKLAHNNQLSLDKTVADYFPELVGRIENADEITLRMMVQHRSGIPNFTDNPDFWANQPNTNIDVLEYALDLPANFKPNKDYGYSNTNYLLLSRVIEQVTGGPRQDYFKTKILTPLGLKNTYGSLDDVNLDDVMSGYYVGIEKDFKNENNGMMIATAEDVGIFLRALNDGSLLNKDEMEIYASIYEFNHGGLAPGYQCMAEYHKDIDAVVIQFMNTTDFEGYQWNLLEITHSRVVKILRKAK, encoded by the coding sequence ATGAAACATACCAAACCAAAGCCTAGTAAAGGAAAACAAATTTTTAGAATCGTATTATTTGCGGGAACGTTCATTTCCTTATGGTTCGTCCCTTGGATTTTAGTAAAAGCATGGATATTACCACTACCAGATTCTGTTCAAGAACAAGTTGATCAAACCTTAAGTTATGGTTTTGATGGTGTTATTGTATATGTAGATGAAGCCGGAAAACCACCAGCATTCTATGCAGCTGGTTATCATAACCGAGAACAAAAAATACCTGCTAATCCTAAGGCGTTATTCAAAATAGCAAGTATAAGCAAGCTTTACGTGGCAGTTGCTATCACTAAATTAGCGCATAATAATCAATTGTCATTAGATAAAACAGTAGCTGATTACTTTCCTGAACTCGTAGGAAGAATAGAAAATGCAGATGAAATTACCTTACGAATGATGGTACAACACAGAAGCGGTATTCCAAATTTTACAGACAATCCAGATTTTTGGGCAAATCAACCAAACACGAATATAGATGTACTTGAATATGCACTTGATTTACCAGCAAACTTTAAACCTAACAAAGATTATGGCTATTCAAATACGAATTATTTACTGCTTTCAAGAGTCATTGAACAAGTTACTGGAGGTCCTCGTCAAGACTATTTCAAGACCAAAATTTTAACACCTCTTGGGCTGAAAAACACTTATGGATCACTGGATGATGTAAATCTAGACGATGTTATGAGCGGTTATTATGTTGGCATTGAAAAGGACTTCAAAAATGAGAATAATGGAATGATGATAGCTACAGCAGAAGATGTTGGTATCTTTTTAAGAGCTTTAAACGATGGTTCGTTACTTAATAAAGACGAAATGGAAATCTATGCGTCTATTTATGAATTTAATCATGGAGGATTGGCTCCAGGTTACCAATGTATGGCAGAATACCATAAAGATATTGATGCTGTTGTTATTCAATTTATGAATACCACCGATTTTGAAGGCTACCAATGGAATTTATTAGAAATAACACACAGTCGCGTTGTTAAAATATTGCGTAAAGCTAAGTAG
- the dcm gene encoding DNA (cytosine-5-)-methyltransferase, giving the protein MEFIDLYAGIGGIRFAFEAHGNDCVFSSEWNKYSQITYNAFHGEMPFGDIHEIENINEQIPDHNLLTAGFPCQPFSLAGVSKKNSQGRLHGFDDPTQGTEFFKVKEILRIKQPETFLLENVKNLRSHDKGRTFETICQSLTEIGYTYAFKIIDASHWVPQHRERIYIIGFRNDLDITVEQIENLFPEPPEQRIYQLGDIIIPEEEIRKLYGDKYTLGLGTWNSLQRHRDRHQSKGNGFGFNMIRRPFAGNITRTMSARYYKDGAEILLEQDGDIPRRITPLEACMLQGFPEECYKFFNGEVQQPVSDGQSYKQFGNSVAVPVLTAIAENMTNFIETNDLLINEDNVIINEI; this is encoded by the coding sequence ATGGAGTTTATAGATTTATACGCAGGAATTGGTGGAATAAGATTTGCTTTTGAAGCTCATGGAAATGATTGTGTTTTTTCATCAGAATGGAATAAATATTCACAAATAACTTATAATGCTTTTCACGGAGAAATGCCATTTGGAGATATTCATGAGATAGAAAATATTAACGAACAAATACCAGATCATAATTTATTGACTGCTGGGTTTCCTTGTCAACCTTTCTCTTTGGCAGGAGTTTCAAAAAAAAATAGTCAAGGAAGATTACATGGTTTTGATGATCCAACTCAAGGAACAGAATTCTTTAAAGTAAAAGAGATATTAAGAATAAAACAACCAGAGACATTTCTTTTGGAGAATGTAAAAAACCTTAGGAGTCATGATAAAGGGAGAACATTTGAAACAATTTGTCAGTCTTTAACAGAGATTGGATATACTTATGCTTTCAAAATTATTGATGCATCTCATTGGGTACCACAACATAGAGAAAGAATATATATTATAGGTTTTAGAAATGATTTAGATATTACAGTTGAACAGATTGAGAATTTATTTCCTGAACCACCAGAACAAAGGATTTATCAATTAGGTGATATTATTATTCCAGAAGAAGAAATTAGAAAATTGTATGGTGATAAATATACTTTAGGTTTAGGAACGTGGAATTCTCTTCAAAGACATAGAGATAGACACCAAAGTAAAGGTAATGGTTTTGGCTTTAATATGATTCGAAGACCTTTTGCAGGAAATATTACTAGAACAATGTCTGCAAGATATTATAAAGATGGTGCTGAAATTTTATTAGAACAAGATGGTGATATTCCGAGAAGAATTACGCCTTTAGAAGCATGTATGCTTCAAGGTTTTCCTGAAGAATGTTACAAATTTTTTAATGGCGAAGTTCAACAGCCTGTTTCTGATGGACAAAGTTATAAGCAATTTGGTAATTCAGTAGCTGTTCCTGTTTTAACTGCAATTGCTGAAAATATGACTAATTTTATTGAAACAAATGATTTGCTAATAAACGAAGATAATGTTATTATCAACGAGATATAA